CTGCGGGACTGGGCGGGGGTACCGGAACCGGCTCGGCGCCCGTCGTCGCGAAGGCCGCCCGGGAGTCCGGAGCGCTTACCATCTCGATCGTCACCACTCCCTTCACCGCTGAGGGCGAGGTCCGTCGAACCAACGCCGAGGCCGGCCTCGAGCGCCTGCGTGACGTCTCCGACACGGTCATCGTCGTCCCCAACGACCGCCTGCTGGATTCGGTCGGCAAACTGCCGGTCCGGCAGGCGTTCAAGGTCAGCGACGAGGTGCTAATGCGCAGCGTGAAGGGCATCACCGAGCTGATCACCAAGCCCGGCCTCGTCAACCTCGACTTCGCCGACGTCCGTACCGTCATGGAACGGGGCGGGGTCGCGATGATCGGTCTCGGCGAGTCCGACTCCGAGGCGAAAGCCGAGGACTCGGTCAAGACCGCGCTGCGATCGCCGCTTTTGGACGTCGACATCTCCGGGGCGACCTCCGCACTGGTCAACGTCACGGGTGGCAACGACATGTCCATCGAGGAAGCGGAGGGCGTCGTCGAGGAGATCTACGACCGGATCGACCCCGACGCCCGCATCATCTGGGGGACCTCGATCGACGAGACCCTCGAGGGAAGCATGCGGACGATGATCGTCGTCACGGGCGTCGAGTCGCCCCAGATCTACGGCAACGGCGACGAGCAGCCGACCCAGCCCGAAGGCGGCTCCCAGGCCGGAGGCCGAGGACGTGGCCGTGGCGGCGCTCGCGGCGACGACGATATCGACTTCGTCAACTGATCGGCGGACGCGGTTCGCCGGACGCTTTTCGAGAATGCAGGATCGACAGCGCCGTCAGTCGTCGGCCCTCGCCGGTTCGCCGCCCGCGAGGTCCCCTTCGATGCTCGGGGGGTACTTTCCG
This genomic window from Natronococcus occultus SP4 contains:
- the ftsZ gene encoding cell division protein FtsZ; amino-acid sequence: MDSLIEDAIDEAENAEGDVPDAAGSDRSSANAVDNSGTMTDDELEDVLQDLQTDITVVGCGGAGGNTVNRMHEEGIHGAKLVAANTDVQHLVEIEADTKILMGEDKTGGRGAGSLPQVGEEAALESQEDIAGAIDGSDMVFVTAGLGGGTGTGSAPVVAKAARESGALTISIVTTPFTAEGEVRRTNAEAGLERLRDVSDTVIVVPNDRLLDSVGKLPVRQAFKVSDEVLMRSVKGITELITKPGLVNLDFADVRTVMERGGVAMIGLGESDSEAKAEDSVKTALRSPLLDVDISGATSALVNVTGGNDMSIEEAEGVVEEIYDRIDPDARIIWGTSIDETLEGSMRTMIVVTGVESPQIYGNGDEQPTQPEGGSQAGGRGRGRGGARGDDDIDFVN